The sequence AGACGCGGCACACCATAAAGCGGACCCTCATCATCGATGGTGACGGGCAGAAGCTGAATCCGCTTCAGCTTCCCCTGGTTCAGGGTCATGCGGACCATCACGGTCTCCATGACCTCGCGGGAATCGCGCCGGTCCCAGACGGAGACATCGGCAGACCAAGGCATCTCGATATCCCGCTGGTGGATCAGGTCGACAGGAATGCGGTCCGGTGTCCGGTATTGGTAGATGAAATCCCCAAGGCTGTAGAAGATCGGTTTTCCTTTGTAGATCTCGATGCCACGGAGCACATGGGGTCCGGTTCCGATCACAAAGTCAGCCCCGGCATCCACGGCCCGGCGGAACATGATCTCGTCATTGGGAGGTGTCGCATCCTGGATGCCGTAAGCGCGATGGTGGGTAACGTCGTGGTTGTGCAGCGAAACAAGCAGCACATCCGAGCGGCGCTTGGCGAGGATCACATCATCCTCCATGGCCATCACGTCGCTTTCCAGGGGGCCCTCCACCTTTTCCACCTTGCCGTCCTTCGCCATCAGAATCACGGCCGGATCGATAGTGGCCAAGGAGGGACCATTGGGATCCTTGGTGCGGTACTTGGCGGTCCAATAACGCATGTAGGACAGCAGCGCGATGGAGATCTTGTGGCCCCCCACCTGCATGCGCCCCGGTTTACGTGCCTCTGCGAGCGTGTTGCCTGCCCCCGCGTAAGTGATGTTGGAGTGATCCAGGGCCAGCAGGGACTCCTTGAGTCCCTCTGGCCCAAAATCCAGAGCATGGTTGTTGGCTAGGCTCACCATATTGATGCCGGTACGCGCCAACTCCCATCGGAAGTCCCTGGGCGCCCGGAAATTGTAAAAGGGGCGTTGGAGGTCCGCCCGATCATTCATCGAAAATTCCATGTTCCCGTAAGCGATGTCCGCTTCTTGCATAATCTGCAAGAGCCCAGCGCGGTCTGGATCCGTGAGGTGGCTGATGGGCTGGTTGAAGATCATGTCGCCCACTGCCGTGACGATCATGTCCCCCGGTTCCGCTTTCAGGAGGTCATTGATGCGGCCCGCCCAATCAAGTCGTTCGACCAGTTCCTTCGGATGGATGCGCCGCTGGTAGACGGAGCGGGGGTCGTCCTTTATGGAACTCGGAACGGTCTGGGCCGCGGCGGAGACCACGCGCGTTAGGATGGCCACGCCCATCAGAAACCTTCGATGCGACCAGCCAGTTGAGTTCACGGTGTCCTCCTGATTTCGGAAACGAAATATGAAAAATTTTATTTCATTTTGATATATTTAGCTAAATTTTATGATCATTTTTGTGCGCCGACACAAACAAACTCCCTCGGGCCGAATTCCAACAGCGCGAGGGCGCCGCCCCTACAAAGAAGAATGTCTTTCGTTGAGGAGGTAAATTCGGAAGCGGCTGAGAGGAGGTTCAAGGAAGGATTTGCAAGGTCCCTCCAGGCCCACCGCGCAATGAACCGTGGACACCTCCTCAGATTTCTTAGTGGGTAGCGGGCAGTCTTCTGAAGTAGGAGCTGTGCCCCGTTCAGGGGCCTACATATTGGTGGGGTGAGAGGCATGCCTTAACGGTGGCGGAAGCAAAGAGAAGGCCCGTGCTGTTTGGTTCAGGGCCAAACCATACGAGGGAAGCGTGTCGAAAGAGTCATAGGCCAACTTGGATTCCCATCCTGTTATTGCTAGTACCCAGGAAGACGCAAGCGTGAAGCAAACAAAGCCTCCGCTAATTCCCGAATGCTCCCAGTTTTTCCTTGTCGCAGGGGCATTCAACTTCCCTGATACGGATAATCAGAGCGTCGCTGGGTCCACTCGCAGACTTGATGGTAGGGAAGTGCTCCATGTCGTTTTGTGGCCACACTTCCTCCCTGATTCGCTTCCCCAGAGTCTGGTCCGCCGGCAATCCGAGGACCCTGTATCTGAAATGAGCGAT comes from Holophagaceae bacterium and encodes:
- a CDS encoding CapA family protein produces the protein MAILTRVVSAAAQTVPSSIKDDPRSVYQRRIHPKELVERLDWAGRINDLLKAEPGDMIVTAVGDMIFNQPISHLTDPDRAGLLQIMQEADIAYGNMEFSMNDRADLQRPFYNFRAPRDFRWELARTGINMVSLANNHALDFGPEGLKESLLALDHSNITYAGAGNTLAEARKPGRMQVGGHKISIALLSYMRYWTAKYRTKDPNGPSLATIDPAVILMAKDGKVEKVEGPLESDVMAMEDDVILAKRRSDVLLVSLHNHDVTHHRAYGIQDATPPNDEIMFRRAVDAGADFVIGTGPHVLRGIEIYKGKPIFYSLGDFIYQYRTPDRIPVDLIHQRDIEMPWSADVSVWDRRDSREVMETVMVRMTLNQGKLKRIQLLPVTIDDEGPLYGVPRLAGSKRSGEIIALMQRLSKPFGTKIVSRGWYAEVEF